Proteins from one Coffea arabica cultivar ET-39 chromosome 8c, Coffea Arabica ET-39 HiFi, whole genome shotgun sequence genomic window:
- the LOC113703737 gene encoding cadmium-induced protein AS8 isoform X1 — MIIKGLFRRYQRWNPVHPTLGAFWGMGLGIGCGVGWGPGFGPEVIGYVGAGCGAGFCVGITLAGIGIGLPANYVYTLPYNAFVAARTGALGIAESNSVRSMKNVAGDGWSNLRGTIPGLQQKGSQMLPGFGIRNPLENMLDISNVKNAIFSSSTPMMNELQRIRSHFFPPHKENVGSQPKG; from the exons ATGATCATCAAGGGGTTGTTTAGAAGATATCAGCGGTGGAATCCAGTGCATCCAACGTTAGGAGCCTTTTGGGGCATGGGATTAGGTATTGGTTGTGGTGTTGGATGGGGACCTGGTTTCGGTCCTGAGGTGATCGGTTATGTTGGTGCTGGTTGTGGTGCTGGATTTTGTGTTGGGATCACTCTTGCCGGTATCGGCATTGGTCTTCCGGCTAATTATGTCTACACACTTCCTTACAACG CTTTTGTGGCCGCTAGAACTGGTGCTTTGGGGATTGCTGAATCAAATAGTGTACGTAGCATGAAAAATGTTGCAGGGGATGGTTGGTCCAACTTAAGAGGAACTATCCCTGGATTGCAACAGAAAGGAAGTCAAATGTTGCCAGGGTTTGGAATCAGAAATCCTTTAGAGAACATGTTGGACATTTCTAATGTGAAAAACGCAATTTTTTCCAGCTCAACACCTATGATGAACGAGCTACAAAGAATCAGGAGTCACTTCTTTCCTCCGCACAAAG AGAATGTCGGTAGCCAACCAAAGGGGTGA
- the LOC113703737 gene encoding cadmium-induced protein AS8 isoform X2: protein MIIKGLFRRYQRWNPVHPTLGAFWGMGLGIGCGVGWGPGFGPEVIGYVGAGCGAGFCVGITLAGIGIGLPANYVYTLPYNAFVAARTGALGIAESNSVRSMKNVAGDGWSNLRGTIPGLQQKGSQMLPGFGIRNPLENMLDISNVKNAIFSSSTPMMNELQRIRSHFFPPHKGSKE from the exons ATGATCATCAAGGGGTTGTTTAGAAGATATCAGCGGTGGAATCCAGTGCATCCAACGTTAGGAGCCTTTTGGGGCATGGGATTAGGTATTGGTTGTGGTGTTGGATGGGGACCTGGTTTCGGTCCTGAGGTGATCGGTTATGTTGGTGCTGGTTGTGGTGCTGGATTTTGTGTTGGGATCACTCTTGCCGGTATCGGCATTGGTCTTCCGGCTAATTATGTCTACACACTTCCTTACAACG CTTTTGTGGCCGCTAGAACTGGTGCTTTGGGGATTGCTGAATCAAATAGTGTACGTAGCATGAAAAATGTTGCAGGGGATGGTTGGTCCAACTTAAGAGGAACTATCCCTGGATTGCAACAGAAAGGAAGTCAAATGTTGCCAGGGTTTGGAATCAGAAATCCTTTAGAGAACATGTTGGACATTTCTAATGTGAAAAACGCAATTTTTTCCAGCTCAACACCTATGATGAACGAGCTACAAAGAATCAGGAGTCACTTCTTTCCTCCGCACAAAG GTTCAAAAGAATGA
- the LOC113704437 gene encoding G-type lectin S-receptor-like serine/threonine-protein kinase At4g27290: MVFCIFSAVYFLLLCFAVKFCSSIAVETISFGQSLSGSQTIVSQDGTFELGFFSTGKSNNTYVGIWYRDFAEKTTVWVANREKPISNTSRSSKLEISEDGNLVLRDESENLWSTNLVLSQPSSIEAVLLNTGNFVLRESSEPSTIFWQSFDYPTDTWLPEGKLGLRILPTSSWERQRLISWKNSEDPSPGIYSFVMDKDTSGGQLFLEWNMSERYNSTGTWTGEVFASVPEFSYTSKFTLVSTPNETYYTYSLFNKIILSRLVMDVSGQLKQLTALLCHQTWSETFSLPREQSNVYAYCGDFSYSSSSSPSSCTCLQGFVPFSNENDRINGGMRGCERKAPLLCENDTSPKGKKHGFLRISNLNPPDNSEEQQLTVEECKSACLENCFCIAYANVGSLCSMWSGALLNLKQVSDVVNNRQDLYVKVANSELQDDSGDKKRLMVIVAVVVSLVGPALGGLLIFGARKIKRRGHGKKDSSQDLLSFDFSSSNHAIDNQVKNVNNAREGSKNDFDLPLFSYASVSAATSNFSAGNKLGEGGFGPVYKGKTLKGEEIAVKRLSTRSGQGLQEFRNEILLIAKLQHRNLVRLLGCCIEQDENILVYEYMPNKSLDFFLFDPKKQVSLEWETRICIIEGIAQGLLYLHQYSRLRIIHRDLKASNILLDSEMNPKISDFGMARIFGGNNSEANTKRIVGTYGYMAPEYALDGIFSIKSDVFSFGVLVLEIVSGKKNTGFYNSNALNLIGHAWDLWIHNRALELLDPSLGSPPAVAVLRCINIGLLCVQENPNDRPTMSNVVSMLCNEVVALPPPKQPAFVARRNVIKANSTSSNAQSVSVNGLTFSSLEPR; the protein is encoded by the exons ATGGTATTCTGTATATTTTCTGCTGTATATTTTCTGCTTCTATGCTTTGCAGTTAAATTTTGTTCGTCCATTGCAGTGGAAACCATTTCTTTTGGCCAGAGTCTTTCAGGATCACAAACCATTGTATCACAAGATGGAACGTTTGAGTTGGGATTCTTTTCAACAGGAAAGTCTAACAACACCTATGTAGGCATCTGGTACAGAGACTTTGCAGAAAAGACCACGGTCTGGGTAGCAAATAGAGAAAAACCAATATCTAACACTTCCAGGAGTTCAAAGCTTGAGATATCTGAGGACGGCAATCTAGTATTGCGTGATGAGTCTGAAAATTTGTGGTCAACAAATTTGGTACTATCACAACCAAGTTCAATTGAAGCAGTGCTTCTTAACACTGGAAACTTTGTACTCAGAGAAAGTTCAGAGCCATCTACAATCTTTTGGCAAAGTTTTGATTATCCTACTGATACATGGCTTCCTGAAGGCAAATTGGGCTTGAGGATACTTCCTACTTCATCTTGGGAACGGCAACGTCttatttcatggaaaaattcaGAAGATCCTTCACCTGGGATTTACTCCTTTGTGATGGACAAAGATACATCAGGAGGTCAGCTGTTCCTGGAATGGAACATGTCTGAAAGATACAATAGTACTGGAACCTGGACAGGTGAAGTTTTTGCATCTGTTCCTGAATTCAGCTACACATCTAAATTCACTCTGGTCTCAACCCCAAATGAGACCTATTACACTTACTCTCTCTTCAATAAAATCATACTATCAAGACTAGTAATGGATGTATCTGGACAGCTCAAACAGCTTACAGCTTTGCTTTGCCACCAAACGTGGAGTGAAACTTTTTCTCTACCTAGGGAACAATCCAATGTTTACGCATATTGTGGGGATTTCAGTTACTCCAGCAGTAGTTCACCATCCTCTTGCACATGTTTGCAAGGTTTTGttccattttcaaatgaaaatgacAGGATAAATGGTGGAATGCGTGGTTGTGAAAGGAAAGCCCCTCTGTTGTGCGAAAACGATACTTCACCAAAAGGGAAGAAGCATGGATTTTTAAGAATTTCAAACTTGAATCCACCTGATAACTCGGAAGAACAGCAGCTTACTGTGGAAGAATGCAAATCAGCTTGCttggagaattgcttctgtataGCTTATGCCAATGTTGGTAGTTTGTGCTCAATGTGGAGTGGAGCTCTACTGAATTTAAAGCAAGTCTCTGATGTTGTTAACAACAGACAAGATCTCTATGTGAAAGTTGCAAACTCTGAACTTCAAGATGATTCAG GTGACAAAAAGAGATTGATGGTAATTGTAGCAGTGGTGGTGTCATTGGTTGGACCTGCTTTAGGAGGACTCCTAATTTTCGGAGCAAGGAAGATCAAGAGAAGAG GTCACGGGAAGAAAGACTCCAGCCAGGATTTattatcatttgattttagttcCAGCAACCATGCAATAGATAATCAAGTGAAGAATGTAAACAATGCAAGGGAAGGAAGTAAGAATGATTTTGATCTACCTTTATTCAGCTATGCAAGTGTTTCTGCTGCCACAAGCAATTTTTCAGCAGGCAATAAGCTCGGGGAGGGAGGATTTGGACCAGTCTACAAG GGCAAAACTCTGAAGGGGGAAGAGATAGCAGTAAAGAGGCTTTCAACAAGATCAGGACAAGGGCTTCAAGAATTCAGAAATGAGATTCTATTGATTGCGAAACTGCAGCACAGGAATCTTGTCCGACTTTTAGGTTGTTGTATTGAGCAGGATGAGAATATCCTAGTCTATGAGTACATGCCCAACAAAAGTCTAGATTTTTTCCTGTTTG ATCCCAAGAAACAAGTGTCACTAGAATGGGAGACTCGTATTTGCATCATTGAAGGGATTGCTCAAGGGCTCTTATATCTGCATCAGTATTCCAGATTGCGTATAATCCACAGAGATCTCAAAGCTAGTAACATTCTTTTAGACAGTGAAATGAACCCCAAAATATCAGATTTTGGCATGGCAAGGATATTTGGTGGCAATAATTCAGAAGCAAACACTAAAAGAATTGTTGGAACTTA CGGATACATGGCCCCTGAGTATGCACTGGACGGCATTTTCTCCATCAAATCCGATGTGTTTAGCTTTGGTGTTTTGGTGCTTGAGATAGTGAGTGGCAAGAAGAACACTGGCTTTTATAACAGCAACGCCCTTAATCTTATCGGACAT GCTTGGGACTTGTGGATTCACAATCGCGCACTGGAATTACTGGATCCATCACTAGGTTCTCCTCCTGCTGTTGCTGTACTAAGATGCATCAACATAGGACTTCTTTGCGTGCAAGAAAATCCAAATGATCGGCCTACCATGTCCAATGTTGTCTCAATGCTTTGCAATGAAGTTGTAGCTCTTCCCCCACCAAAACAACCTGCTTTTGTAGCAAGGAGAAATGTGATCAAGGCCAACTCAACCTCAAGCAATGCTCAAAGTGTCTCAGTTAATGGACTGACTTTTTCCTCATTAGAACCAAGATGA
- the LOC140013814 gene encoding G-type lectin S-receptor-like serine/threonine-protein kinase At4g27290, whose product MDKECKYSQCLLLLLFACKFCLSKGVDTLSRGQSLSGNETIVSKDGTFELGFFATGRSNNVYLGIWYSSLAPKTIVWVANRVEPIFNTSQTSRLEISKDGNLVLLDHSGSIAWSTNLVSAPASSVEAVLLDNGNFVLRETSNASNLFWQSFDYPTDTWLPGAKLGYKMLSSNNSYEVQRLVSWRSTDDPAPGMFSLVLDTNTSGSEILIQWNKSVSYWNSGIWNGSMFPSAPELKYLINLTFVSDQSETYYTYSAFESAVVLWRFVMDTSGQLKLLQATRGLGYGASALTFTQPIDQSDVYAFCGEFGVFTGNYSSSCTCLEGFESTNDGVPGCARKTPQRCKTSTSPERGNAGFLPISNMTLPGNPQSLLVENADGCKSACQENCSCTAYSYGGSGCLIWIGALLDLKQAVDVKKKLHLKVASSEIQVPPTVSGNKDNSGDKKRSSIIVAVVVPLAAAILGGFIIFVTWKIKQRGGRKKESSEDLLSYDFDSSNSETDSETKNANDVRQGKKGGLILPFFSYASVCTATNNFSAGNKIGEGGFGPVYKGKSLKGQEIAVKRLSRGSGQGLKEFRNEALLIAKLQHRNLVRLLGCCNEQEESILIYEYMSNKSLDSFIFDPVKQMQIDWDTRISIVQGIAQGILYLHEYSRLRIVHRDLKASNILLDSEMNPKISDFGTARIFGGSDSKTNTKRIVGTPGYMAPEYLLEGLFSAKSDVYSFGVLVLEIVSGRKNTGFHNSDSLHLLGHAWELWNSKRALELIDPSLGCPPDVAPLRCINIGLLCIEENPNDRPAMSDVVSMLGNELAALPSPKQPAFTAIRPVINTKSISSNDQKFSVNGLTISSVEPR is encoded by the exons ATGGATAAAGAATGCAAGTATTCCCAATGTCTTCTGCTTCTGTTATTTGCCTGTAAATTTTGCTTGTCCAAAGGAGTTGACACCCTTTCTAGAGGCCAAAGTCTTTCAGGAAATGAAACCATTGTATCAAAAGATGGAACATTTGAATTGGGATTCTTTGCAACAGGCCGGTCTAATAATGTCTATTTAGGCATTTGGTACTCAAGTTTGGCACCCAAGACCATAGTCTGGGTAGCGAATAGAGTAGAACCAATATTTAACACATCCCAGACTTCAAGACTTGAAATTTCTAAGGACGGTAATCTTGTATTGTTGGATCATTCTGGAAGTATTGCATGGTCAACAAATTTGGTGTCTGCACCAGCAAGTTCTGTTGAAGCTGTACTTCTTGATAACGGAAATTTTGTACTCAGGGAAACTTCAAATGCGTCAAACTTATTCTGGCAAAGTTTTGATTACCCTACTGATACATGGCTGCCAGGAGCAAAATTGGGCTACAAGATGCTATCTTCCAATAACAGCTATGAAGTTCAACGTTTAGTTTCATGGAGAAGTACAGACGATCCCGCTCCTGGGATGTTTTCACTCGTGTTAGACACAAATACATCAGGCAGTGAAATTCTCATACAGTGGAACAAGTCTGTAAGCTATTGGAATAGTGGAATCTGGAATGGTTCAATGTTTCCCTCAGCTCCTGAACTGAAATATTTAATTAACTTGACTTTTGTTTCAGACCAAAGTGAGACATATTACACTTACTCGGCATTTGAGTCTGCTGTAGTTCTATGGAGATTCGTAATGGATACATCTGGACAGCTAAAGCTGCTACAAGCTACGCGTGGCTTGGGCTATGGGGCTTCAGCTTTAACGTTTACTCAACCAATAGATCAATCTGATGTCTATGCATTTTGTGGGGAATTTGGTGTTTTTACCGGTAACTATTCTTCCTCTTGCACATGTTTGGAAGGCTTTGAGAGCACAAATGATGGGGTTCCCGGCTGTGCACGAAAAACCCCACAGCGGTGCAAAACTAGTACCTCACCAGAAAGGGGAAATGctggatttttaccaatttcaaACATGACACTTCCTGGTAATCCACAGTCACTTCTTGTTGAAAATGCGGACGGTTGCAAATCAGCTTGTCAGGAGAACTGCTCTTGTACAGCTTATTCATATGGTGGTAGCGGTTGCTTAATTTGGATTGGAGCTCTATTAGACTTAAAGCAGGCCGTGGatgtgaaaaaaaaactacaCCTGAAGGTTGCATCTTCTGAGATTCAAGTGCCTCCAACTG TTTCAGGGAACAAAGACAATTCAGGGGACAAAAAACGATCTAGTATAATTGTAGCAGTGGTGGTTCCCTTGGCAGCCGCTATTTTAGGAGGATTCATCATTTTCGTCACATGGAAGATCAAGCAAAGAG GCGGTCGCAAGAAAGAATCAAGCGAGGATCTACTATCATATGATTTTGATTCCAGCAACAGTGAAACAGATAGTGAAACGAAGAATGCAAATGATGTTAGGCAAGGAAAAAAGGGTGGTCTTATTCTACCCTTTTTCAGCTATGCAAGTGTGTGCACCGCTACAAACAATTTCTCAGCAGGAAATAAGATTGGTGAGGGAGGATTTGGTCCAGTCTACAAA GGCAAATCCCTAAAGGGACAGGAGATAGCTGTCAAGAGGCTTTCGAGAGGATCTGGACAAGGGCTGAAGGAATTCAGAAATGAAGCTTTGTTAATTGCAAAGCTGCAGCACAGGAATCTTGTTCGGCTTTTAGGCTGTTGCAATGAGCAGGAAGAAAGTATACTGATCTATGAGTACATGTCGAATAAAAGTCTAGATTCTTTCATATTTG ATCCTGTGAAACAAATGCAAATAGACTGGGACACTCGTATTAGCATCGTTCAAGGGATTGCACAAGGGATACTGTATCTGCACGAGTACTCTAGGTTGCGCATTGTTCATAGAGATCTTAAAGCCAGTAACATCTTATTAGACAGTGAAATGAACCCCAAAATATCAGATTTTGGCACCGCAAGGATATTTGGTGGAAGTGATTCAAAAACCAATACAAAAAGGATTGTTGGAACTCC TGGCTATATGGCCCCAGAGTACCTACTGGAAGGCCTTTTCTCTGCTAAATCTGATGTGTACAGCTTCGGTGTATTGGTGCTTGAAATTGTGAGTGGCAGGAAGAACACTGGCTTTCATAATAGTGACtcccttcaccttcttggacaT GCCTGGGAGCTTTGGAATTCAAAACGAGCACTGGAACTAATCGATCCATCACTAGGTTGTCCTCCTGATGTTGCTCCATTGAGATGCATTAACATAGGGCTTCTCTGCATTGAAGAAAATCCAAATGATCGACCTGCCATGTCTGATGTTGTCTCGATGCTTGGCAATGAACTTGCAGCTCTTCCCTCACCAAAGCAACCTGCATTTACTGCAATCAGACCTGTGATTAATACCAAATCAATCTCAAGCAATGATCAAAAGTTTTCAGTAAATGGCCTAACCATTTCATCTGTTGAACCAAGATGA
- the LOC140013887 gene encoding uncharacterized protein translates to MRTRSTKRKTSAVNLLASPSPKTAEATTPGSPMMKSPSESPKEFEFSFNTTRLASSPLMKKKSNSSGGVGGASSASMFMQRTGGGPGGFSPSPLRGINSISDLKGLASSGLDSIKRQLERSQSEILKDIEASQSRLQKRFKIQSQACQQVMDEAERENKKMSDRITETREAMKASYNEFMIEAQSSASRLCKTSIPEISQSFEKSINSLRSRYGISSTSAL, encoded by the exons atgaGGACGCGATCGACTAAGAGGAAGACATCGGCGGTGAACCTATTGGCATCGCCGTCGCCGAAGACAGCAGAGGCGACGACGCCAGGAAGCCCTATGATGAAATCGCCGAGTGAGTCGCCGAAAGAATTCGAGTTCAGCTTCAACACAACCAGGCTGGCGTCATCACCATTaatgaagaagaagagcaaCAGCAGTGGCGGTGTAGGAGGagcatcatcggcttcgatgtTCATGCAGCGTACCGGAGGAGGGCCAGGAGGATTCTCACCCTCGCCGCTCAGAGGTATCAACTCCATTTCGGATCTGAAGGGGCTAGCTTCGTCTGGGTTGGATTCTATCAAACGTCAGCTGGAGCGATCGCAGTCAGAAATTCTTAAGGACATTGAAGCTTCACAATCTCGTCTCCAGAAACGATTTAAG ATTCAATCTCAAGCATGCCAGCAAGTGATGGACGAAGCagagagagaaaacaagaaaatgtcTGATCGTATCACTGAAACTCGGGAAGCAATGAAG GCTTCATACAATGAATTCATGATTGAAGCACAGTCCAGTGCATCACGTT TGTGCAAAACTTCCATTCCCGAAATTTCTCAGTCCTTTGAGAAATCCATCAACTCTCTCAGAAGCCGCTATGGGATTTCCTCAACTTCAGCTTTGTAG
- the LOC113705541 gene encoding protein PAM68, chloroplastic: METFSYPRPHPLSSLSSTSLSSSKHLLQLPILTPTYRNQSRQLQFTSISATLKTPRGFGPSPKKAKKTKTPKKDYDEEEDDDDDDDEEEEDRVEGVIPEIVTNRMMSRMGFSVGVPLFIGLLFFPFFYYLKVGLKIDVPTWIPFIVSFIFFGTALLGVSYGIVSSSWDPLREGSFLGWNEAQKNWPVFWQSIWGGGSKKKK, translated from the coding sequence ATGGAAACCTTTTCCTATCCAAGACCACATCCCTTATCCTCACTCTCTTCAACTTCACTAAGCTCATCAAAACACCTTCTTCAACTCCCAATCTTAACACCAACATATAGGAACCAATCTCGTCAACTACAATTTACCTCAATCTCCGCAACTCTAAAAACTCCAAGAGGCTTCGGACCATCCCCAAAAAAGGCCAAGAAGACCAAGACACCAAAGAAAGACTAtgatgaagaggaagatgatgatgatgatgatgatgaagaggaagaagatcgAGTAGAAGGAGTTATACCAGAGATAGTCACCAACAGAATGATGAGCAGAATGGGATTTTCAGTGGGTGTCCCTTTGTTTATAGGGCTATTGTTCTTCCCATTCTTTTACTACCTGAAAGTTGGGTTGAAGATAGATGTGCCCACTTGGATACCCTTTATTGTATCATTCATCTTCTTTGGGACAGCCCTTTTGGGGGTTAGCTATGGGATTGTGTCATCCAGTTGGGATCCTTTGAGAGAAGGGTCATTCTTGGGTTGGAATGAAGCTCAGAAGAATTGGCCTGTGTTCTGGCAGTCAATTTGGGGTGGTGgatcaaagaagaagaagtag